One Granulicella sp. 5B5 DNA window includes the following coding sequences:
- a CDS encoding response regulator has translation MSEQNAVETPSYNAAEDFDGASYGDGDYNNAEFDSGDSDGPPAPGTGQSKSSRRRRRKRKNKLAGDSAPAADGASAAAPVVMEGESLALAASAAPQSNNQASNPTNNQPRKQANNQQGQQNGQPQGQGGKRWKKKFRDRERRPGGGGGRNENPGNDFRADNNNGSNGSGYNGGYRQNSLPDNFGNQINGFKRKNKGGQQKDRGFVGPMDHSYRDASADFNGAPPSTIQLHGSGRRGGHRHHGDSQPIDHSMPRPVPIPEGAQTHIYFFIEELFFQAKIQETAKKLGVKVAFIKNDKDAVAELIDSEENRPALIVFDLNNANAKPMTLIPKLKSKLKKSASIIGFLSHLQGDLKAKATEAGCDVVMPRAAFSQNLPNLLRRYGVEEAEEINYNY, from the coding sequence ATGTCAGAGCAGAATGCAGTAGAGACGCCGTCGTACAACGCGGCGGAGGATTTTGACGGAGCCAGTTACGGCGACGGAGACTACAACAACGCGGAGTTCGACTCCGGCGATAGCGACGGCCCGCCTGCCCCAGGCACTGGGCAGAGCAAGAGCAGCCGCCGCCGTCGGCGCAAGCGCAAGAACAAGCTCGCCGGAGACAGCGCTCCCGCAGCCGATGGCGCATCGGCCGCCGCACCCGTTGTGATGGAAGGCGAGAGCCTAGCCCTGGCTGCCTCCGCTGCACCTCAGAGCAACAATCAGGCCAGCAATCCGACCAACAATCAGCCCCGCAAGCAGGCCAACAACCAGCAGGGACAGCAGAACGGCCAACCGCAGGGACAGGGCGGCAAGCGCTGGAAGAAGAAGTTCCGTGACCGGGAGCGTCGTCCCGGCGGCGGCGGTGGCCGCAACGAGAACCCTGGCAACGACTTCCGCGCCGACAACAACAACGGCAGCAATGGCAGCGGCTACAACGGCGGCTATCGCCAGAACTCGCTGCCCGACAACTTCGGCAACCAGATCAACGGCTTCAAGCGCAAGAACAAGGGCGGCCAGCAGAAGGACCGCGGCTTCGTGGGCCCCATGGATCACAGCTACCGCGATGCCTCGGCTGACTTCAACGGCGCGCCTCCGTCGACGATCCAGCTGCACGGCAGCGGCCGTCGCGGCGGGCACCGCCACCACGGCGACTCGCAGCCAATCGACCACTCCATGCCGCGCCCTGTACCCATCCCTGAAGGCGCGCAGACCCACATCTACTTCTTCATCGAAGAGCTCTTCTTCCAGGCAAAAATTCAGGAGACCGCGAAGAAACTCGGCGTGAAGGTGGCCTTCATCAAGAACGACAAGGACGCCGTCGCCGAGCTCATCGACAGCGAAGAGAACAGGCCCGCGCTCATCGTCTTCGACCTGAACAACGCGAACGCCAAGCCCATGACGCTGATCCCGAAGCTCAAGTCCAAGCTGAAGAAGTCGGCCTCCATTATCGGCTTCCTCTCGCACCTGCAGGGAGACCTGAAGGCCAAGGCCACCGAAGCCGGTTGCGACGTCGTGATGCCCCGCGCCGCCTTCAGCCAAAACCTCCCCAACCTCCTGCGCCGCTACGGCGTGGAGGAGGCGGAAGAGATCAACTACAACTACTAG